Proteins from a single region of Candidatus Saccharibacteria bacterium:
- a CDS encoding LCP family protein, with translation MTKKNAIDGFVPRRPGSRIGGLESVKHSKPLDGVELGRAKATSDRLQPAKMQETNLGVVGDDISESLKNIDTNLDEPGKKGKKGRKKRGPLSKKRRIIKWSIIAVIVILLGIGGWILYRGMMATGNIFQGNIFDIIQNKPLKQDANGRSNILVVGTSQDDPGHEAGYLTDSIMVVSVDQNNKNAYMVSIPRDLEVEYGQACLTGYSGKINVYYSCVGGGAGNVDADRKALDKTGDFIGGILGLDIQYGVNVNYTVMRELVKAIDGITVTIESRDPRGQMDSNFDWKCGVGDYKVSYSEVLKRCPPSGHYIDYPNGPVKLDAEHALYLAQARGDKAPTYGFEQSNFDREKNQQKIVKAIREKAMSAGVLADPSKVTAIIDALGNNFRTTFEAAEVRTLISLAQDIKDQDIKSISLIDGDNPVMNGNAQPSAGLYQYGAIRALIKKKLSSNPVVREEAKVVVMNGSGTVGVAQTEADKLTAQGFTISSVENAPNTKYKDVTVYQIGSGKTATKEKLESMYGVTVLTTKAPAVASGTNFVVIIGKDSSASSN, from the coding sequence ATGACAAAAAAGAACGCAATTGACGGATTTGTTCCGCGTCGCCCTGGAAGCAGGATAGGCGGACTTGAGAGTGTGAAGCACAGCAAGCCACTCGACGGAGTGGAGCTTGGACGTGCGAAAGCGACAAGCGACCGCCTGCAGCCAGCCAAAATGCAGGAGACTAACTTAGGGGTTGTGGGCGATGATATTAGTGAATCGCTAAAGAACATTGATACCAATCTTGACGAGCCGGGCAAAAAAGGCAAAAAAGGACGTAAAAAACGGGGTCCCCTTAGCAAAAAGCGACGTATTATAAAATGGTCAATTATTGCGGTTATTGTTATTCTTTTAGGGATTGGTGGCTGGATTCTCTATCGTGGAATGATGGCGACGGGAAACATTTTTCAAGGTAATATTTTTGACATTATCCAAAATAAGCCGCTCAAGCAAGACGCCAATGGGCGCAGTAATATCCTTGTTGTAGGCACCTCGCAAGACGATCCGGGGCACGAGGCCGGTTACTTGACCGACTCGATTATGGTTGTTAGTGTCGATCAGAACAATAAGAACGCCTACATGGTAAGTATTCCTCGCGACCTTGAGGTTGAATATGGTCAGGCGTGTTTGACTGGATACTCCGGGAAGATTAACGTCTACTATAGTTGTGTTGGCGGTGGCGCTGGAAATGTTGACGCTGACCGTAAAGCGTTGGATAAAACAGGTGACTTTATTGGCGGAATCTTAGGTCTCGATATTCAGTATGGTGTAAACGTTAATTACACGGTGATGCGTGAACTTGTTAAGGCAATCGATGGAATTACTGTGACGATCGAGAGCCGTGATCCGCGTGGTCAGATGGATAGTAACTTCGATTGGAAGTGTGGCGTCGGTGATTATAAAGTGAGTTACAGTGAAGTTTTGAAGCGTTGCCCGCCTAGTGGTCACTATATTGATTATCCAAATGGTCCAGTCAAGCTAGATGCTGAGCACGCGTTGTATCTTGCGCAGGCAAGGGGTGATAAAGCGCCAACCTACGGTTTTGAACAGTCTAATTTTGATCGAGAAAAGAATCAGCAGAAAATTGTAAAGGCAATCCGCGAAAAGGCGATGAGTGCTGGTGTGCTTGCGGATCCGTCAAAAGTGACAGCAATTATCGATGCTTTGGGGAACAACTTCCGTACGACATTTGAGGCTGCCGAGGTACGGACGCTGATCTCGCTTGCACAGGACATTAAAGACCAAGACATTAAGTCGATAAGCTTGATTGATGGCGACAACCCCGTTATGAACGGCAACGCACAGCCGTCGGCCGGCCTTTATCAGTACGGTGCTATTCGCGCTCTTATCAAGAAAAAACTAAGCTCAAACCCTGTTGTTCGTGAAGAGGCGAAGGTTGTGGTTATGAACGGATCGGGAACGGTGGGCGTTGCTCAGACTGAAGCAGATAAACTTACCGCGCAAGGATTTACGATCAGCAGTGTCGAAAACGCACCGAATACCAAATACAAGGATGTCACGGTATATCAAATTGGTAGCGGCAAGACCGCAACAAAAGAAAAGCTTGAGTCAATGTACGGCGTCACAGTGCTTACGACAAAAGCACCTGCAGTTGCATCGGGGACAAACTTTGTCGTAATTATCGGCAAGGATAGTTCGGCCAGTAGCAATTAA